One window of Phoenix dactylifera cultivar Barhee BC4 chromosome 5, palm_55x_up_171113_PBpolish2nd_filt_p, whole genome shotgun sequence genomic DNA carries:
- the LOC103712999 gene encoding protein FAR1-RELATED SEQUENCE 5-like isoform X1 — protein MTGRQITETESAVMTFQLHYTGFDFLAMESTSSEDDGSLRDNNVDLNDDNMDHHMTLEVSSHLVEADNLFSSHQQGTENLEPFVGMEFESEEAAKLFYMAYASRVGFSVRISKSRRSRNDESIIMRRFVCSKEGFHLKKGNYDDGKKKRKRATIREGCKAMIEVIQKYYGRWVVTKLVKEHSHVVAAPNRVRYVVPEEYAQADPYVGMEFPSHEAAQTYYYAYASRIGFDVRIRLSRRSTRDETFVMRRFVCTKEGFNPYEDNYDESKKKRNRTPTREGCKAMFEVIKKDYDKWIVSKLVTEHTHDLAIAPSKVHYIQSQSEVVVLAKSGTINHEKSATPSNSKALLVESLGGFNNVLSNDQDYRSDMKNVGKNAFGVEDTQNLLEYFKRMHAENQTFSYAFQVDKNNCLTHAFWADAKAKMAYYCFGDAVTFDTSFKEDKNMVPFVMFTGVNHHLQSVIFGCALITDETEASYVWLFENWLVAMCGRPPVSLITDYHEDMGSAISKVFPATRHRLCKWHILSKCKEKLANLYLTCVTFEEELEKCINESETFEIFESQWKSILDKYDLGENSWMQFLYSIRQKWVPVYLKDTFTAEISAIQRPESLNKFFEKYFNMKTPLLVFVSLFEQAMAGWYERENLEDLATSFTRPILKTPSNMLKQVADYYTRTIFDIFQEEFVESLGYYVDKIQDGEGSKYNVAKEEDARTTYIVTHDFSEKRTNCSCCKFETSGILCRHILRVFLTIDVRVLPDYYILKRWTKDAKSGFMLDECVRYNELYRDAVKYAKEGSTSAEAYTVAKDSLQIAFADVIAAKKDLMNRCPM, from the coding sequence GATTTTCTAGCCATGGAGAGTACCTCGAGTGAAGATGATGGATCGCTAAGAGATAACAATGTGGACCTTAATGATGACAACATGGACCACCACATGACATTGGAGGTCAGCAGTCACTTGGTTGAAGCGGACAATCTGTTCTCTTCCCATCAGCAGGGCACTGAGAATCTTGAACCATTTGTTGGTATGGAGTTTGAATCTGAAGAAGCTGCAAAGCTATTCTACATGGCCTATGCTAGTCGTGTGGGGTTTTCTGTGCGTATCAGCAAGTCCCGTCGTTCAAGAAACGATGAGTCCATCATTATGCGGCGTTTTGTGTGTTCCAAGGAGGGCTTCCATTTGAAAAAGGGTAATTATGATGATggcaagaagaagagaaaaagggccACTATAAGAGAAGGTTGCAAGGCAATGATTGAGGTAATTCAAAAGTATTATGGCAGATGGGTTGTTACAAAGCTTGTCAAGGAGCATAGTCATGTTGTGGCAGCACCAAACAGGGTGCGTTATGTTGTACCTGAGGAATATGCTCAAGCAGACCCATATGTTGGAATGGAGTTTCCATCTCATGAAGCTGCCCAGACATACTATTATGCATATGCCAGCCGTATTGGGTTTGATGTCCGTATTAGGCTGTCCCGTCGTTCTACAAGGGATGAGACCTTTGTCATGCGGCGGTTTGTATGTACAAAAGAGGGTTTCAATCCGTACGAAGACAATTATGACGAaagcaagaaaaagaggaaTCGAACTCCCACGAGGGAAGGTTGCAAGGCAATGTTTGAGGTAATTAAAAAAGATTATGATAAATGGATCGTTTCTAAGCTTGTCACAGAGCATACTCATGATCTTGCAATTGCACCAAGCAAGGTGCATTATATTCAGTCTCAAAGTGAAGTAGTTGTTCTTGCAAAAAGTGGTACCATTAATCATGAGAAGTCAGCAACTCCATCTAACTCAAAAGCACTACTGGTTGAATCTCTTGGGGGATTCAATAACGTTCTCTCAAATGATCAAGATTATAGGAGTGATATGAAAAATGTTGGGAAAAATGCATTTGGAGTGGAAGACACTCAAAATCTTTTGGAGTATTTTAAAAGGATGCATGCAGAGAACCAGACATTCTCTTATGCATTTCAAGTTGACAAAAATAATTGCCTGACGCATGCATTCTGGGCTGACGCAAAAGCTAAGATGGCTTACTATTGCTTTGGTGATGCTGTTACCTTTGACACATCATTTAAGGAGGATAAAAACATGGTGCCATTTGTCATGTTCACAGGTGTCAATCATCACTTGCAGTCTGTAATTTTTGGATGTGCCTTGATTACGGATGAGACAGAAGCTTCATATGTTTGGTTATTTGAGAATTGGCTAGTAGCTATGTGTGGACGCCCTCCAGTTTCACTAATTACTGACTACCATGAGGACATGGGATCAGCAATTTCAAAGGTGTTCCCAGCAACTCGTCATCGATTATGCAAGTGGCATATATTAAGTAAGTGCAAGGAAAAGCTGGCTAATTTGTATCTAACATGTGTTACTTTCGAAGAGGAATTGGAAAAGTGTATCAATGAGTCTGaaacatttgaaatatttgagtCACAGTGGAAATCTATCCTTGATAAGTATGACCTGGGAGAGAACTCGTGGATGCAATTTTTATACAGTATTCGGCAAAAATGGGTTCCCGTGTACCTTAAGGATACATTTACTGCAGAAATCTCAGCAATCCAAAGACCAGAAAGCTTGAACAAGTTCTTTGAGAAGTACTTTAATATGAAGACACCTTTGCTGGTCTTTGTTTCTCTATTTGAACAAGCAATGGCAGGATGGTATGAAAGGGAAAACTTAGAAGATTTAGCTACATCATTTACCAGACCAATTTTGAAGACTCCATCAAACATGCTAAAGCAAGTAGCAGACTACTACACAAGAAcaatatttgatatatttcaGGAGGAATTTGTTGAATCACTGGGTTATTATGTCGATAAGATTCAGGATGGAGAGGGTAGCAAGTATAATGTTGCAAAAGAGGAGGATGCCCGTACTACATACATTGTCACTCATGATTTCTCAGAAAAGAGAACAAATTGCAGTTGCTGCAAGTTTGAAACTTCTGGCATTTTGTGCAGGCATATATTGAGAGTCTTCCTAACAATTGATGTTCGTGTGCTCCCAGATTATTACATATTGAAGAGGTGGACGAAAGATGCCAAAAGTGGctttatgttggatgaatgtgtAAGGTACAATGAACTTTATCGTGATGCTGTTAAATATGCAAAAGAGGGTTCAACATCTGCTGAGGCTTACACAGTTGCAAAAGATTCGCTGCAGATCGCTTTTGCAGATGTTATTGCAGCAAAAAAAGACCTCATGAACCGATGTCCGATGTAA
- the LOC103712999 gene encoding protein FAR1-RELATED SEQUENCE 5-like isoform X2 — MESTSSEDDGSLRDNNVDLNDDNMDHHMTLEVSSHLVEADNLFSSHQQGTENLEPFVGMEFESEEAAKLFYMAYASRVGFSVRISKSRRSRNDESIIMRRFVCSKEGFHLKKGNYDDGKKKRKRATIREGCKAMIEVIQKYYGRWVVTKLVKEHSHVVAAPNRVRYVVPEEYAQADPYVGMEFPSHEAAQTYYYAYASRIGFDVRIRLSRRSTRDETFVMRRFVCTKEGFNPYEDNYDESKKKRNRTPTREGCKAMFEVIKKDYDKWIVSKLVTEHTHDLAIAPSKVHYIQSQSEVVVLAKSGTINHEKSATPSNSKALLVESLGGFNNVLSNDQDYRSDMKNVGKNAFGVEDTQNLLEYFKRMHAENQTFSYAFQVDKNNCLTHAFWADAKAKMAYYCFGDAVTFDTSFKEDKNMVPFVMFTGVNHHLQSVIFGCALITDETEASYVWLFENWLVAMCGRPPVSLITDYHEDMGSAISKVFPATRHRLCKWHILSKCKEKLANLYLTCVTFEEELEKCINESETFEIFESQWKSILDKYDLGENSWMQFLYSIRQKWVPVYLKDTFTAEISAIQRPESLNKFFEKYFNMKTPLLVFVSLFEQAMAGWYERENLEDLATSFTRPILKTPSNMLKQVADYYTRTIFDIFQEEFVESLGYYVDKIQDGEGSKYNVAKEEDARTTYIVTHDFSEKRTNCSCCKFETSGILCRHILRVFLTIDVRVLPDYYILKRWTKDAKSGFMLDECVRYNELYRDAVKYAKEGSTSAEAYTVAKDSLQIAFADVIAAKKDLMNRCPM; from the coding sequence ATGGAGAGTACCTCGAGTGAAGATGATGGATCGCTAAGAGATAACAATGTGGACCTTAATGATGACAACATGGACCACCACATGACATTGGAGGTCAGCAGTCACTTGGTTGAAGCGGACAATCTGTTCTCTTCCCATCAGCAGGGCACTGAGAATCTTGAACCATTTGTTGGTATGGAGTTTGAATCTGAAGAAGCTGCAAAGCTATTCTACATGGCCTATGCTAGTCGTGTGGGGTTTTCTGTGCGTATCAGCAAGTCCCGTCGTTCAAGAAACGATGAGTCCATCATTATGCGGCGTTTTGTGTGTTCCAAGGAGGGCTTCCATTTGAAAAAGGGTAATTATGATGATggcaagaagaagagaaaaagggccACTATAAGAGAAGGTTGCAAGGCAATGATTGAGGTAATTCAAAAGTATTATGGCAGATGGGTTGTTACAAAGCTTGTCAAGGAGCATAGTCATGTTGTGGCAGCACCAAACAGGGTGCGTTATGTTGTACCTGAGGAATATGCTCAAGCAGACCCATATGTTGGAATGGAGTTTCCATCTCATGAAGCTGCCCAGACATACTATTATGCATATGCCAGCCGTATTGGGTTTGATGTCCGTATTAGGCTGTCCCGTCGTTCTACAAGGGATGAGACCTTTGTCATGCGGCGGTTTGTATGTACAAAAGAGGGTTTCAATCCGTACGAAGACAATTATGACGAaagcaagaaaaagaggaaTCGAACTCCCACGAGGGAAGGTTGCAAGGCAATGTTTGAGGTAATTAAAAAAGATTATGATAAATGGATCGTTTCTAAGCTTGTCACAGAGCATACTCATGATCTTGCAATTGCACCAAGCAAGGTGCATTATATTCAGTCTCAAAGTGAAGTAGTTGTTCTTGCAAAAAGTGGTACCATTAATCATGAGAAGTCAGCAACTCCATCTAACTCAAAAGCACTACTGGTTGAATCTCTTGGGGGATTCAATAACGTTCTCTCAAATGATCAAGATTATAGGAGTGATATGAAAAATGTTGGGAAAAATGCATTTGGAGTGGAAGACACTCAAAATCTTTTGGAGTATTTTAAAAGGATGCATGCAGAGAACCAGACATTCTCTTATGCATTTCAAGTTGACAAAAATAATTGCCTGACGCATGCATTCTGGGCTGACGCAAAAGCTAAGATGGCTTACTATTGCTTTGGTGATGCTGTTACCTTTGACACATCATTTAAGGAGGATAAAAACATGGTGCCATTTGTCATGTTCACAGGTGTCAATCATCACTTGCAGTCTGTAATTTTTGGATGTGCCTTGATTACGGATGAGACAGAAGCTTCATATGTTTGGTTATTTGAGAATTGGCTAGTAGCTATGTGTGGACGCCCTCCAGTTTCACTAATTACTGACTACCATGAGGACATGGGATCAGCAATTTCAAAGGTGTTCCCAGCAACTCGTCATCGATTATGCAAGTGGCATATATTAAGTAAGTGCAAGGAAAAGCTGGCTAATTTGTATCTAACATGTGTTACTTTCGAAGAGGAATTGGAAAAGTGTATCAATGAGTCTGaaacatttgaaatatttgagtCACAGTGGAAATCTATCCTTGATAAGTATGACCTGGGAGAGAACTCGTGGATGCAATTTTTATACAGTATTCGGCAAAAATGGGTTCCCGTGTACCTTAAGGATACATTTACTGCAGAAATCTCAGCAATCCAAAGACCAGAAAGCTTGAACAAGTTCTTTGAGAAGTACTTTAATATGAAGACACCTTTGCTGGTCTTTGTTTCTCTATTTGAACAAGCAATGGCAGGATGGTATGAAAGGGAAAACTTAGAAGATTTAGCTACATCATTTACCAGACCAATTTTGAAGACTCCATCAAACATGCTAAAGCAAGTAGCAGACTACTACACAAGAAcaatatttgatatatttcaGGAGGAATTTGTTGAATCACTGGGTTATTATGTCGATAAGATTCAGGATGGAGAGGGTAGCAAGTATAATGTTGCAAAAGAGGAGGATGCCCGTACTACATACATTGTCACTCATGATTTCTCAGAAAAGAGAACAAATTGCAGTTGCTGCAAGTTTGAAACTTCTGGCATTTTGTGCAGGCATATATTGAGAGTCTTCCTAACAATTGATGTTCGTGTGCTCCCAGATTATTACATATTGAAGAGGTGGACGAAAGATGCCAAAAGTGGctttatgttggatgaatgtgtAAGGTACAATGAACTTTATCGTGATGCTGTTAAATATGCAAAAGAGGGTTCAACATCTGCTGAGGCTTACACAGTTGCAAAAGATTCGCTGCAGATCGCTTTTGCAGATGTTATTGCAGCAAAAAAAGACCTCATGAACCGATGTCCGATGTAA